A genomic window from Nicotiana sylvestris chromosome 11, ASM39365v2, whole genome shotgun sequence includes:
- the LOC104240450 gene encoding cytochrome P450 89A2-like, with product MESWLMIIITLCISFFLKSIFNLLTFSKSNHKNKKLPPGPFPFSAIGCLLWFNADIQLILRDLKTKYGPLINLRIGSLRPSIFVASHSLAYQALVQHSAVFSDRPKDMQTVNSQRVNISFSPYGPLWRLLRRNLTSEIVQPSRVNCYSNARSWALSILIQRLRHAQSDSGQVARLIDHFQHAMFCLLLLMCFGEKIEGVRAKQIEDTQRRWLLSNSRFKKLIKFFPRGLGKIIFKNRWEELVQLQQEQEGIFIPLIQARMTAKSSEKISDGSNQETEDEAKVAPVQEEKKKLNLGQIISLCSEFLNAATDTTSTSLQWIMANLVKYPSIQEKLYQEICEVVNTGNPNEGKTNIVKEEDVQKMPYLKAVILEGLRRHPPVHLLLPHAVTEEVELNGYAIPKDSTINFMVADIGLDPEVWENPLDFKPDRFLDHDTTEAFDIIGSRDIKMMPFGAGRRVCPGYGLAMLHLEYFVANLIWHFEWKGVDGDDVGLSELQELTVVMKNPLRARVLPRVNQ from the coding sequence ATGGAATCATGGCTCATGATAATCATCACTCTATGTATCTCTTTCTTCTTGAAATCCATCTTCAATCTATTAACCTTCTCCAAATCCAACCACAAGAACAAGAAACTCCCACCTGGGCCCTTCCCTTTTAGCGCGATTGGGTGCTTACTATGGTTTAATGCCGATATACAACTCATCCTCAGGGACCTCAAGACTAAGTATGGTCCTCTCATCAACCTCAGAATTGGATCTCTTCGTCCTTCCATATTCGTCGCTAGCCACTCATTAGCCTACCAAGCTTTAGTCCAGCACAGCGCTGTTTTCTCTGATCGGCCAAAGGATATGCAGACTGTTAATAGTCAACGGGTTAACATTAGCTTTTCCCCTTATGGCCCCTTATGGCGTCTCCTTCGTCGAAACCTTACCTCTGAAATCGTCCAACCATCTCGCGTCAACTGCTACTCAAACGCCCGATCTTGGGCGCTCAGTATCCTTATTCAACGGCTCCGTCATGCTCAATCAGACTCTGGACAAGTTGCGAGATTAATTGATCATTTTCAGCATGCCATGTTCTGTCTTCTTCTACTAATGTGCTTCGGGGAAAAGATCGAGGGGGTTCGAGCTAAACAGATTGAAGATACACAACGGAGGTGGCTACTAAGTAATAGCAGATTCAAAAAACTGATCAAATTCTTCCCGAGAGGACTAGGAAAGATCATTTTCAAGAATCGTTGGGAAGAGCTCGTACAACTGCAACAAGAGCAAGAGGGAATCTTTATCCCTCTGATCCAGGCACGAATGACGGCTAAATCATCTGAAAAGATTAGTGATGGTTCGAATCAAGAAACAGAAGATGAAGCAAAAGTGGCGCCTGTGCAGGAGGAAAAGAAGAAGCTTAATCTTGGACAGATAATTAGCCTCTGCAGCGAGTTCCTCAATGCAGCCACTGATACCACGTCCACCTCATTGCAATGGATTATGGCCAACTTAGTCAAATACCCTTCTATTCAGGAAAAATTATACCAAGAAATATGTGAGGTAGTTAACACAGGGAACCCGAACGAAGGAAAAACGAACATAGTGAAAGAGGAAGATGTACAAAAAATGCCTTACTTAAAAGCAGTGATCTTGGAAGGTCTAAGGCGGCATCCACCAGTTCACTTGCTGCTGCCTCACGCGGTGACAGAGGAAGTGGAACTCAACGGCTATGCCATACCTAAGGATTCAACGATCAATTTCATGGTTGCGGACATTGGTTTGGATCCAGAAGTGTGGGAGAATCCCTTGGATTTTAAACCAGATAGATTCTTAGATCATGATACAACAGAAGCATTTGATATAATAGGGAGTAGAGATatcaagatgatgccgtttggtgCTGGGAGAAGAGTATGTCCAGGCTATGGTTTAGCCATGCTCCATTTAGAGTACTTTGTGGCTAATTTGATCTGGCATTTCGAGTGGAAGGGTGTGGATGGAGACGACGTTGGTCTATCTGAACTGCAGGAACTCACTGTTGTCATGAAGAATCCATTGCGTGCTCGCGTCCTTCCCAGAGTAAATCAGTGA
- the LOC104240451 gene encoding uncharacterized protein yields MATIAIESAVMFESSRRFGDLRGIRWRIDLGILPSSPSSTIDDLRRVTADSRRRYASLRRQLLIDPHIPKDGSNSPDPVIDNPLSQNPDSMWGRFFRNAELEKMVDQDLSRLYPEHGSYFQTPGCQAMLRRILLLWCLRHPEYGYRQGMHELLAPLLYVLQADTEQLSEVRNLYEDHFADKFDGFSFHENDLTYKFDFKKFSESVEDDNGSQKSPVKITSLSELDPKVQAVILLSDAYGAEGELGILLSEKFMEHDAYCMFDALMSGAGGAVAMAEFFSPLPYGNSHTGCPPIIEASASLYHLLSLVDSSLHSHLVELGVEPQYFALRWFRVLFGREFALEDLLIIWDEIFACDNKKLEKPCENDTESSSGVLNSSRGAFISAFAVTMILHLRSSLLATENTTTCLQRLLNFPEDINLGKLIAKAKSLQLLAVDANNSAPLIDHTGIYGKNQSTVVRGHSHSVDLSSPKTPRGPVVPESYWEEKWRVLHKEEERKQNSAEKQVPNRRKGWSEKVRLRLTRTESAPTPSTVDNGKKAPKSVRRSLLKDLAQQLGADEDIEKLIDDENIEQEAPVDVVGQDCNDGNFTCTSDQSCSTGSAASEQNSSIFSDPPSPISDANDQENRSERSSVASNFSADENDADGNSGEASCTNLEVSPLISVPPQQTSLKSEESADSGGKGPVGFKERKLLSGKFQWLWKFGRNGGEETSEKGICDSTKACNSGNYPDSAADTSNNSGISKGESVDQNLMVSLRNLGQSMLENIQVIESVFQQDRDQVGTLENLSKNVLVGKGQVTAMAALKELRKISNLLSEM; encoded by the exons ATGGCTACAATTGCAATTGAGTCAGCAGTGATGTTTGAGTCCTCACGTCGTTTTGGAGATCTGAGAGGAATCCGGTGGCGTATTGATTTGGGGATTTTGCCTTCTTCTCCTTCGTCAACCATTGATGATCTTCGCCGTGTTACCGCTGACTCACGTAGAAG GTATGCTTCTTTGAGAAGACAGCTTCTTATTGATCCGCATATTCCTAAAGATGGAAGTAATTCTCCTGATCCTGTCATAGACAATCCATTGTCACAAAACCCTG ATAGCATGTGGGGTCGCTTCTTCAGGAATGCTGAACTGGAGAAGATGGTTGACCAGGATCTTTCGCGTTTATATCCTGAGCATGGTAGCTATTTCCAGACTCCTGGATGCCAAGCCATGTTGAGGAGAATTCTACTACTTTGGTGCCTTAGACATCCAGAGTATGGTTACAGACAAG GGATGCATGAACTGTTGGCCCCACTTCTCTATGTCCTTCAAGCTGATACGGAGCAGCTTTCTGAAGTTAGGAATCTTTATGAGGATCATTTTGCTGACAAATTTGATGGGTTCTCATTTCATGAAAATGATTTGACATATAAATTTGACTTTAAAAAATTCTCGGAATCTGTGGAAGATGACAATGGATCTCAGAAGAGTCCAGTGAAAATTACTAGTTTAAGTGAACTTGATCCGAAGGTTCAAGCAGTTATTTTATTAAGTGATGCATATGGTGCCGAAGGTGAGCTTGGTATTCTTCTATCAGAGAAGTTTATGGAGCACGATGCGTATTGTATGTTTGACGCTCTAATGAGTGGGGCTGGTGGTGCTGTTGCTATGGCGGAATTTTTTTCCCCTTTACCATATGGTAACTCGCATACTGGATGTCCCCCTATCATTGAAGCTTCAGCATCATTATACCATTTGCTTTCGCTAGTCGATTCTTCTCTCCACAGTCATCTTGTCGAACTAGGGGTTGAACCACAATATTTTGCGCTTCGCTGGTTTCGAGTACTATTTGGGCGTGAATTTGCGCTTGAAGACCTGTTGATAATCTGGGATGAAATTTTTGCATGTGACAACAAGAAGTTGGAGAAGCCTTGTGAAAATGATACCGAGTCCAGCTCTGGTGTCTTAAATTCATCCAGGGGAGCATTTATATCAGCTTTTGCTGTTACTATGATACTTCATTTGAGGTCTTCATTACTTGCCACCGAGAACACTACTACTTGCCTCCAAAGATTGCTAAATTTTCCAGAAGATATTAATCTAGGAAAACTGATAGCTAAGGCAAAATCATTGCAGTTGCTGGCAGTGGATGCCAACAATTCAGCTCCATTAATTGATCATACTGGGATCTATGGTAAAAATCAGTCAACGGTTGTAAGAGGTCATAGCCATTCAGTTGATTTAAGCTCCCCAAAAACTCCTCGAGGTCCTGTAGTACCTGAAAGCTATTGGGAAGAGAAGTGGAGAGTTTTACACAAGGAAGAAGAGCGCAAGCAAAATAGTGCGGAAAAACAAGTTCCAAACCGAAGAAAAGGTTGGTCTGAGAAAGTGAGGTTGCGTCTTACTAGAACTGAGTCTGCTCCAACTCCATCTACAGTTGATAATGGAAAAAAAGCTCCCAAGTCAGTGAGGAGAAGTTTGTTGAAAGATCTTGCTCAGCAGCTTGGTGCTGATGAAGATATAGAAAAGCTTATTGATGATGAAAATATAGAGCAGGAAGCTCCAGTTGACGTTGTCGGACAAGATTGTAATGATGGAAATTTTACTTGCACGTCTGATCAGTCATGCTCCACTGGAAGTGCCGCTAGTGAACAGAATTCATCTATTTTCTCAGATCCTCCAAGCCCTATTAGTGATGCAAATGATCAGGAAAATAGATCTGAAAGAAGTAGTGTTGCATCAAATTTCTCAGCCGATGAAAATGATGCTGATGGAAATAGTGGTGAGGCATCTTGTACCAATCTAGAAGTCTCACCCCTTATTTCTGTTCCCCCTCAGCAGACCTCGCTAAAATCTGAAGAAAGTGCTGACTCTGGGGGAAAAGGCCCAGTAGGCTTTAAGGAGCGGAAACTTCTATCTGGTAAATTTCAGTGGTTATGGAAATTTGGACGAAATGGTGGTGAGGAGACGTCTGAAAAAGGTATCTGTGACTCCACGAAAGCTTGCAATAGTGGGAATTATCCAGACAGTGCTGCTGATACATCTAATAACAGTGGAATTAGCAAGGGAGAATCTGTAGACCAGAATTTAATGGTTAGTTTGAGAAATCTCGGGCAGTCAATGCTTGAGAATATCCAG GTGATTGAATCAGTTTTTCAGCAAGATCGCGATCAAGTTGGGACCTTAGAAAACCTTTCAAAAAATGTTCTAGTTGGTAAAGGACAAGTAACAGCCATGgcagctctcaaggagcttcggAAAATCAGCAACCTCCTCTCGGAGATGTAA